From the genome of Pelosinus fermentans DSM 17108:
AATAGCTACTTTCATTAAAAGCTCCTCCTTTTTTGATCCTTATCGAAATTTTATATCATCCCTGCATACTTTCATATGATTAGAGAATGGAATATACGTTTTAATTACCGAATGGTAAACCCAGATACTTTTCCATGTTAGTATCTGGGTTTATTACTTTATCTACGCAAGAAAGAACAAGCGCACAACAACCAAAACAGCTAATATATATACAATCCAATGTACTTCCCGGCCACGGCCAGTAATTAATTTTAATAGTGGATATAACACTAGACCAAAAGAAATACCATTGGCAATGCTATAGGTAAAGGGCATCATAATAATGGTCATGAAAGCTGGCATAGCTTCTGTAAAATCACCGAAATCGATGTGTTTTACACTTTCCATCATTAATGAACCTACAATAATAAGAGCAGGAGCAGTCGCAGCATCAGGAATTAAGGCAACAACCGGAGTAAAGAACAATGCTAAAAGAAACAAAATCCCACAGACGACAGCGGTCAAACCAGTACGACCGCCTGCCCCTACACCAGCAGCACTTTCCACAAAGGCAGTAATGGTACTTGTCCCTAAAACAGCTCCAAGACTTACGCCTGTAGCATCTACCAGCATGGCTTTACCGATGCCAGGAATCTTACCATCTTTTTTCATTAAGCCAGCTTTGCTGGTAGTACCAACTAAGGTACCCATAGTATCAAATAATTCAACAAAGGTAAATGTGAAGATAATCGTTGTTAACCCCATACTAATAGCACCAGGAATATCCAGCGCAAAAAAGGCATTGTTGCTAAAGTCAGGAATTGCTACAGGAACAAATCCTGCCGGAACATTAACGATTCCCATTGCAATACCAACAAAGGTACTAATGAGAATACCGAATAACATAGCTCCTTTTACTTTACGTGCCATTAAAATGCTAATGAAAATAAGACCAAAAACAGCTAGTAAAACATGATGATCAGCCAATCTTCCCAGTTCTATAATCGTCTCAAAAGATAGAGGTGATCCATTCCCCTTAGCAGCAACAATTTTTTCCAAAGTCGGTGGAATTAAGGATAAACGAATATTCATAATACCAGAAAGCTTCAATCCAATAATTGTAATAAAAAGTCCAATCCCTACAGTAATTGCATGTTTTAAAGAGTTAGGCATGCCTTCAATTAACAATTGGCGGACTTGGGTTAATGTTAGAATTAAGAAAATAATACCTGAAATAAATACGGCTCCCAAAGCCACTTGCCAAGAAATTCCCATACCAATAACCACTGTAAAGGCATAAAAGGCATTGAGCCCCATACCAGGCGCTAAAGCGATAGGGTAATTCACAAATATCCCCATCATCATCGTAACAATGGCAGAACCAATCGCAGTTGCAAGCAATACTGCATTTTTATCCATTCCAGCAGATCCTAAAATGCTGGGATTGACAAATAATATGTATGCCATTGTCATAAATGTAGTAATACCAGCCATTACCTCCGTTTGTACATTGGTATTACGCTCACTTAACTTAAATAATCTTTCTAACATAGATGACTCTCCTTCAATCCCTTTTTTATATCAATCAACGCTATATGAAAATTTTCATCATTATTAATTTTCTTTTCTATTACTAGTATCACCTCCAACGTAAAAAATAACCCGGGCAGGGAGAATCGCTTCAGGTCATGAGCGAAACCTCCCCGCCCGGGTTTTTATCCCATCGGTGTAACACTGTCATAGTGCCTGTACCACTTGGTCACAGACCATAATAAAACAGAGATTCTCTGTTTTTGTTATGCGGAACCCTAGGTACACTTTCACTCGTAGTCAGACAATTTACGGTTATCTGGTAGAAACGCTTGAGCCTTATTCTCAAAAATATACGAGTTATATTCTGTTTACTGTCTTATTTTATAGCATATCAAAACACCTGTCAATAAACTATGAACATTTTTATTTTTTTATTGTATATTGTTCGGTTTTTATAATTATAGCTACTACGCACTGCTATTTTTTCCCTAGAATTTTACCAATAGCGACAACAAATAAGCCACTAATCCCAGAAATAAGATAATTCGTCCAGAAATAAGAACCCATTAAGAGAACTATATAGTGATCTGATAGGATCATCTGAGCAGCTGTCCACCCTAAAAAGAAGGAACCAAAGCTAATGATAATCGGCCACTTTTGCATTAACGCACAGACGAATTTGCTTCCCCAGATAATGATGGGTATGCTAATAGCGAGTCCGAGGACTAGTAAGCCTACATTGTCCTTTGCTACGCCAATAATGGCTAGTACATTATCAAGGCTCATAACAAAATCAGCAGTGATAATGGTCTTAATCACTCCGCTTACACTTTTCTTTCCGGCCAAACGCTGCTCACAGCCCTTTTGTTCTGCCATCAGCTTAATGGCAATCCATAATAACAAGATACCCGCTATTATCTGCAAATATGGTATTTTCAGTAAGAAAATGGCAATAAAGGTTAAGGCAACCCTAAGAACAATAGCACCAATACAACCATACAGCATAGCCTTTTTCTGCTGATGAAGAGGCAAATTGCGGCTAGCAAGCGCAATGACCAGGGCATTATCGCCGCTGAGCAAAAGATTAATGAGTACAATACTTAACAATTGCAATCCATATTCCATCTCGCCATCCGCCTTTTTATGTAAATTTTTTAATTATAGAGAGACAAGATTTCTTTACTTTGTGCCCCGAATATAATGTAAGAAATTCCTTTTGTAAGAAAGACACTTCGCGTCCTTTTAAAACGTACAGAACAGAATCGAACCGCAGAGGCGCAGAGAACACTGAGAAAAGATAGATAGGGTAAAAAAACTCTCTATGCTCTGTGCTCTCCGCGAACTCTGTGTCCTCTGCGTTCAACATTCCCCTTAAAACTTATACATTCTAATGTAAAAAACATGAAATATATCTTATTGATTAGTATTCCCTTATTATTTATTCCCATGTAGTTTTTAAAGACTCTGTACTACGCTAAATCTGCACATGTACAAAGCATAGTACAGTATTGGAATTTATATATTTTAATACTGCAAAGGAGATTTATCATGCAATCTTATGACGTCATCATTATTGGTGCAGGACCTGCTGGTTTAACCTCAGCCTTATATAGCGCCAGGAGCAAATTGAACACGTTATATCTGGAGAATCTAGGAGCAGGCGGTCAAGTAGCTGCCACAGATGAAATAGAAAATTATCCAGGATTTTCGCGTGGCATCAGTGGTTTTGACTTATCCCTGCAGATGGAAGAGCAAGCGCTGCGATTTGGTGCAAAATCTTTACTTACCAAAGTACTAGGTCTAGAGCTTGCAGATCCATATCGCATTGTTAAAACCACAAAAGGTGATTTCATTGGTAAAATTATCATCATCGCTTCAGGTGCTACACCAAAACCTTTAAACTGCCCAGGTGAGCTTACCTATCGCACTCGTGGCGTATCCTACTGTGCCACTTGTGATGGTCCTTTTTATGAAGCATCTGATATCATCGTCGTAGGCGGGGGAAATTCAGCCGTTGAAGAAGCCTGCTATCTTACTAAATTTGCTAACAAAGTTAGCCTAGTACATCGCAGGGATGCACTTAGAGCTACGAAAATCATCCAAGACAGAGCCCTGACAAATCCCAAATTAGAATTCATCTGGAATACTGTGATTCATGAAATCAGAGGAGACGACATGGTCCAAAACGTCATCCTTAAAAATTTACTAACTGAACAGCTTACTGAAATGCCCGTCAATGGTATTTTTATTTATGTAGGCAATGAACCAAATACCTCTTTTGTTAAGAACCTCATAGAACTTACAGAAGAAGGATATATCCAAACAGACGAGTTTATGCGTACCAATATACCAGGAATTTACGCAGTGGGTGATGTAAGACAAAAACTGTTGCGCCAAGTCGTTACTGCGGTCAGCGATGGTGCCATTGCTGCCTACCATGGAGAAAAATATATAGAAGAACATTTTTAAATATAAATTTAGGGAGGAAAGAAATGATGGACGAAATTATTGAAATCACCAAAGAAAACTTTAAAGAAGAAGTGCTTAAAAGCAAATTACCAGTAGTACTTGATTTTTGGGGCCCCAGATGTATTCCCTGTAAAAGGCTTATGCCAATCTTCGAAGAATTAGCAGCAGATTATTCAGGCAAAGTGAAGTTCTGCAAAATAAATACTTCAGAAAATCGCAGCCTAACTCAACAGTTCAACATAATGAGCATACCGACACTGCACTTTTACAAGGACGGCACAATTAAGAAAACAGTACGTGGCGCAATAAGCCGCGAAGAACTGGAAGAACATTTGAAAGTGATTTTGGATTAAGTAAGAAAAACATTGGGCGTCAAAAGATATTAAGCGAATTGAACCACAAAGGCGCAAAGGACACAAAGGATTTTATTTATATTTTTTGTGTCCTCCTTTGTGTGCCGCCTCAGCGGCATTGTGCCTTTGTGGTTCATAGATCACATCTTTTTCCCTTACAAAAGCTTATAACTTCTACAAAAAAGAAGACAGCTCACAGAATTCATTCTGCAAGCTGCCTTCTTCTCTTCTTTGTTTAAATGTCCACTTCTTCGCCATTCAGGATTTTTTTCATTGTTTTCATAGCGCACATTTTACCGCACATAGTGCAAGTGTCTTCGTGTTCTGGTAAGGATTCTTTGCGGTATCTTCCTGATTTTTCCGGATCAATGGACAACTCAATCATTTTATCAAAATCAATATCAGCCCGAGCCTGACTCATCTGATTATCCCACTCTTGTGCTCCTGGCACTCCCTTGGCAATATCAGCAGCATGAGCAGCAATTCGCGAGGCGATAATCCCTTCTTTCATATCCTCCATGGTTGGCAGCCGCAAATGTTCCGCAGGGGTTACATAACATAAGAAATCGGCACCAGCAGCAGCAGCAATCGCTCCCCCAATGGCACTGGTAATATGATCATATCCGGGTGCCACATCCGTAACCAAAGGTCCCAGTACATAAAATGGCGCACCATGACATAATTTCTTCTGCAGCATCACGTTACCTGTAATTTGATTCAAAGGCATATGACCAGGTCCTTCTACAATGACTTGTACATTCTTTGCCCAAGCTCGTTTAGTCAATTCCCCTAATACAATTAATTCGTGGATTTGAGACGCATCTGTTGCATCTTGAGTACATCCAGGTCTGCAGGCATCTCCCAGACTAATCGTAACATCATATTCAGCACAAATATCTAATACTTTATCGTAATACTCATAAAAAGGGTTCTCCTGATTATTTAATTCCATCCAGGCAAATAGTAACGAGCCACCCCTGGATACAATATTGGTGAGCCTTTTCTCCTGTTTAACTTTCTTTGCTGTCTCACGATTTAGCCCAGCATGAATGGTCATAAAGTCCACGCCATCTTCTGCATGCCTCTTAACCACAGATAAAAATTCTTCCGCAGTTATATGTTTCAGTTCCTTATCTAAAAAACCAACGGCATCATACATAGGAACCGTACCAATCATCGCTGGTGAAAATTCAATCAATCTGCGGCGAAATTCCCGTGTTTTGCCAAAACAGCTTAAATCCATAATCGCGTCTGCTTTTAATTCAATTGCCTTTTTTACTTTACAGATTTCCTGCTCAATATCGCAGCAATCTTCTGACACACCTAAATTAACATTGATTTTTGTACTTAGCCCCTGTCCAACGCCTGCTGGATTAAGTGAAGTATGATTCTTATTCGCAGGTATAGCAACTTTTCCCTGAGCTACTAATTGCAGCAATACAGCAACGTCTACGTTCTCCTTAAGAGCCACCGCAGTCATCTCTTTCGTTATAATGCCTTGTTTCGCTGCATCCATTTGCGTGGTATAAGCCATTATTTTTTCTCCTCTATGCCTTTTATTATTTTTCTGATCCCATTAATCTTTTTGCCAATATCTTGAGCCTGAGTGATTTCCGTTACCATGGCAATACATTTTGCACCACAATGAACAACCTCGATCACATTGCTTTCTTTGATTCCTCCAATCGCCACAAAAGGAATGGCTATATTGTCAACTACATATTTCAAATATTCTAAACCAACTGGATCACACACATTTTTCTTGGTGGAGGTTTTAAAAATGGGCCCTACCCCTATGTAATCAGCCCCGGCTTTGACTGCGCCTTGTGCTTGCTCCGGCGAATGAGTAGAAATACCAATGATCATTTGATCGCCAACCAGCTGTCGTACAGCTTCTAAAGGAAGGTCATCTTGGCCAATGTGTACTCCATCAGCCTGTACCATCATAGCCAAATCAATGTCATCATTTACAATGAACGTAACGTCAGCCTCTTTGGTTAGTTCCCGTATGATCTTGCATTCTTCATACTTTTTTTTCATATCTTTGTCTTTTTCACGATATTGAATTATTTTGATGCCCGCAGCAATCCATTGTTTTACGATCTCAATATTGCTGCGTCCTAATGAATAGTCTTCTGCTGTAATACAATATAAATCAGTAGGTAAAGGATTCTTCCGGTTCATGCCACTCACTCCCCTTTTGCTTCTTCTTTATATAGCTTGCCAATCTTTAAACACAGGCTGATATCCTAATTGCAGGATCGCATCTGACATTTCTTTTACATTGCGAGTGTCAGAGACAGCAAACTGACCAGAGTTTTCCTGACTATCGATATGTCCCCCTACGGCCGTCTGCACACCGGCAGACATTTTGGTAATACCTAATTTGATTGCGTGATTGCGGAATTCTGCATTTTCTCTGGTAGAAAGAGGCATACCCGCCCTTGGCATAAACAAGCGAAAAGCCGTCATAAATTGCACGATGCTTTTATCATTTACACTATTTCCCGTCTCGCAGTTCCCCATAGTAGGACGTATGCGAGGCAAGGAAATACTCACTTCGACACCCGGATATTTATTTTGCAAATAATTAGCATGCAGTCCTGTAAAGAAACCATCCCTCCGCCAATCATCAAGACCTAATAAAGCACCTATATTAACCCCTCTCATACCAGCCCTGCAAGCTCTCTCCGGTGCATCTAAACGGTAACGATAGTCCTTCTTAGGGCCTTTTAGATGGAGACGATCATATAGAAGCGGATTATACGTCTCCTGATACATCGTCATGCTTTCTACCCCTGCTTCCATTAATTCAGCGTATTCTTCTTCTTCCATCGCATAGACTTCGATCGCAATGGATGAAAAATAGCGTTTTAAGATTCCCACACACTCTTTCATATAAGGAACACCCGCAATGGCAGGAGCTTCACCTGTAAGAATAAGAATGTGCTGAATCCCTGAAGCTGCAACCGTTTGCGCTTCTTTTTCCACTTCTTCCATGGTCAATTGCTTACGAGTAAAGGTATTGGTTACGTTAAAGCCACAATACGTACATTTATTCGTGCAGTAATCGGACAAATACATTGGCGTGTAAAGTAAAATGACACGTCCAAAATTCTGTACCGTCAATTCATTCGCTTTTTGTGCCATCCATTCTAAATGTTCTTCTGCTTTAGGTGACAGTAAGGCTAAAAAATCTTTTGGAGTCAATCTGTCTTTACCAATAATCCTTTCAATGTCTGCAGAAGTTGTATGTTGAAAGACTGCTTCCATATCAGCATCTGAATACTGTAAAAACTCATCATAAAAACTCATATTCTCCCCCTCAATTATGTAAAAATCCTGTAAGAGGTGATGACGAACTAGCATATTTCTCAGAGCGGCCTAGTCCTGCTAAATACGCTTTTCGTCCAGCAGCTACAGCCATGCCAAATGCCTCTGCCATTAATTCTGGCTGGTTAGCACTAGCTATGGCAGTATTTAGCAAACAAGCTGCTGCCCCCATTTCCATAGCCTCACAAGCATCTGAAGGCTTACCAATACCTGCATCAACAATTACAGGCAAAGCAATTTCCTCTATCAGAATTCTCAGAAGTTCCTTGGTTTTTAATCCTCGATTACTGCCAATCGGCGCACCCAGGGGCATAACTGCCGCTGCACCAACTTCAACTAGATGCTTAGCTACCATTAAATCCGGACTGATATAGGGCAATACAACAAACCCTTCTCCTGCCAGAACTTCTGTGGCCTTAATGGTTTCATAACCATCGGGCAGCAAATATTTATTATCCGAAATAACTTCTATTTTAATCCAATTACCACATCCTGCCGCTTTTGCTAAGCGGGCAATCCGTATTGCTTCTTGGGCATTTCTGGCCCCAGAAGTATTAGGTAATAACTGCATACCCGAAGGAATATGATCCATCACATTCCCCATAGGAGAATTAAAATCAATCCTGCGCAACGCCACTGTTATAACCTCTGATCCAGATTTTTTAACAACTTCAGGAATCAGCGCATCTGCCGAATACTTACCTGTACCAATAAATAAACGACTCTGCAGGCTTCTACCGCCAATTACTAATTGATCCATCATTTTAATCAACCTCCGCCAACAAATTTCAATACTTCTAAACGATCTTGATCTTGCAGAATAATCGTTTTCCATTCTTGCTTTTTTACAATTACCTCATTATGTTCTACAATAATTGTTTCAAGATCCAGTTCTTTAGAAAGCAAAAACTCCCACAAATTCATCTCCTTATCTACATTCGCAACTGTTCCATTTAACACTACCTCCACCCCATTCACCTCCTCAATATAATAAAAAGCCTATCCAAAAGAGGATAAGCTTTTATCAATATTTATATAAAATATATAAAACAGCTTCCCTACGTTGGTACTAACCACATCAGGTTCAAAGGGTCAGGAATTTTCATTCCCGCTCTGCCAAACGGCTCCCCCAGCCAAGTATTCAATTGTTACCCTAAAATAAAAAAGCTCATCCCCAAAAAGGATAAGCTTATATCAATTGCTATAAATATAATATTAGCTTCCCTACGTTGGTACTAACCACATCAGGTTCAAAGGGTCAGGAATTTCTTCCCGCTCTGCCAAACGGCTCCCCCAGCATTATTATTCGATTGACTCAAGTATAATACAGGTATCTCTAATATGCAATGTTTTTATTCTGCCATCGAAAGAGCAATTTCCATCATTTGCGTAAAAGTGGTTTGACGTTCTGCTGCCGATGTAGCCTCACCTGTTACTAAGCTATCGCTCACTGTAACAATGGTCAAAGCATGTACACCATGTTTGGCAGCTAGAGTATATAACCCTGCCGTCTCCATTTCTACTGCCAAAACACCGAATTTCATCCAACGTTTCCAATCTTCCGGGTCATCATGATAAAACGTATCGGTTGTTAGCACATTTCCCACTTTTGCTTCAATCCCTAAACTCGCAGCAACATCGTATGCTTTTTTTAATAACTGAAAGCTGGCAGTCGGTGCATAGGTCATACCAGCAAAACGTTGAAGATTAATATTGGAATCGTGAGATGCTGCCATAGCCAGAACAACATCTTTGATCTTTACGTGTTCTTGCAGTGAACCGCAAGTACCAATACGAATAATATTTTTCACATCATAACTTGTCATTAGTTCACTAGCATAAATCGATATGGAAGGAATCCCCATTCCAGAGCCTTGTACTGAAACTTTTTTCCCATTATAAAATCCAGTGTATCCATACATGCCCCGAACCTCATTATAGCAAACTGCATCTTCTAAAAAATTCTCAGCAATAAATTTAGCCCTTAGAGGATCACCAGGCATTAACACTGTACTGGCGATTTCACCTTGTTTTGCATTAATATGTAGACTCATTTTCTTTTACCTCCATTTATTTAAGCATGTATTAGTACCTCATCTGCATTAAATACTCTGCTAAATTATCTATAGTTTTAGCACCGATGAGGTACTAGTATTCTGCCTATTTTTAGACATTTGTATGATGAAAATCATCTGCAAACTTTTCCTGCACCTGCAAGAATTCATCTAAATTGCTAAAAAGCAACTCTACCAATTCGGGATCAAACTGCCCTCCTTTAGCTTCCTGGAAATAAGATAATACATCTTCCAATGGCCAAGCTTTCTTATATACTCGGTCACAGCTCAGCGCATCAAACACATCCGCTATGGCTGTTATTCTAGCAAAAATATGAATCTCATTACCTTGTAATCCAGAAGAATATCCTCTTCCATCATATCGCTCATGATGCTCTTTTGCAATAATAGCTGCTGCCTGCAGCATATGCAAATGGGAACCCTTTAACATATCATATCCAATATTAGCATGAAGCTTAATAATTTCAAACTCTTCCGGCGTTAATTTCCCTGGCTTATTTAAAATTTCATCAGGTATACCTAATTTGCCAATATCATGCATGGGGGCCGCTAAGTGAAGAGTATCTACATCTTTTTCTGACAATCCATATTTCATTGCTAAAAGACGAGCATATTCTGCTACACGCCGTACATGATTGCCCGTTTCTTTGGATCTTGTCTCTGCCACCTCCGCCAGACGAAAGAAAACTTCCCGCTGTGTATCATACATTTCTAAATGCAGTTTTAAATTTTCAAAAGCAGAGGAAACATTCAGACAAAAAACATCCAATAGACGTCGGTCCAGATCACTAAGTCTTTGGTCGCCTTCCATGTAAATCAAATATACATGTTCATCAGCACTTTGCCAATATAAAATAAAATAGTCTTCTAAAAAAATACTTTGTTTTGCCGCTAAGACATAATCCAGCTTGTCATGTATATCTTGAGAAAGCTTCTCGTAATTTTGTATGTGAAAATCACCAGTAGCTGCCAATACTTTAATTTCACCATCTTTTTTCCGGGTAGCAGCAAAGCTGGATACTTTTAAATATAAACTGTTTTTGTTTAGCCTTAGCATAGCAATCAGCTGCATTAATACACCAGTTGCAAAATTCTGCATCGATTGCATGCGGAAAATTTCCGGTGAAGACTCAATAATCTTCTCTAAGCCTTTTTTATTCATGGCAATTGTCAGTAAATCTCGATGGGAACGCAAAGCAGAAATCAAAGTTGTCAGCAGCTTTTGTGCTGTCAGCTCTGTCTTTTCTTTATAATCATTAATATCATATTCTACAATGACTCTTGCCTCTGGTGCTTCCCCCGGCTGCCCTGTACGTAATACAATCCGAACCAGGCTATTGCCCATCACTTCCCGAATATACTTCACCAGCTGTAGACCAGCATCCGCCCTTTCCATAACTACATCTAATAAAATAAGGGCAATATCTTCATGCTTAAGTAATACGTCTTTCGCCTCACTGGCAGAGTAAACACTGAGCAGCTCAATCTTTTTTCCTTCAAAAACAAAATCATCTAATACGAGCTTCGTAACAATATGTACTTCTTCTTCATCATCAACGATTAAAACCTTTATCCTATCAACTATCTTTGGCTCTACTACATCGGTCTCATCTGCAAATAATAATTCGTCATACATGATTCGTTTCTCCTTTTCCTCGGATACGTTCAGGAAGCTTTACTGTAAACACAGTACCAACCCCTAGCTGACTGGTACATTCGATCGTACCCTCCATTTTGAAAACAACTAAGTTATATACGATATGCATACCAA
Proteins encoded in this window:
- the thiS gene encoding sulfur carrier protein ThiS, translating into MEVVLNGTVANVDKEMNLWEFLLSKELDLETIIVEHNEVIVKKQEWKTIILQDQDRLEVLKFVGGG
- the trxB gene encoding thioredoxin-disulfide reductase — translated: MQSYDVIIIGAGPAGLTSALYSARSKLNTLYLENLGAGGQVAATDEIENYPGFSRGISGFDLSLQMEEQALRFGAKSLLTKVLGLELADPYRIVKTTKGDFIGKIIIIASGATPKPLNCPGELTYRTRGVSYCATCDGPFYEASDIIVVGGGNSAVEEACYLTKFANKVSLVHRRDALRATKIIQDRALTNPKLEFIWNTVIHEIRGDDMVQNVILKNLLTEQLTEMPVNGIFIYVGNEPNTSFVKNLIELTEEGYIQTDEFMRTNIPGIYAVGDVRQKLLRQVVTAVSDGAIAAYHGEKYIEEHF
- the thiC gene encoding phosphomethylpyrimidine synthase ThiC, whose translation is MAYTTQMDAAKQGIITKEMTAVALKENVDVAVLLQLVAQGKVAIPANKNHTSLNPAGVGQGLSTKINVNLGVSEDCCDIEQEICKVKKAIELKADAIMDLSCFGKTREFRRRLIEFSPAMIGTVPMYDAVGFLDKELKHITAEEFLSVVKRHAEDGVDFMTIHAGLNRETAKKVKQEKRLTNIVSRGGSLLFAWMELNNQENPFYEYYDKVLDICAEYDVTISLGDACRPGCTQDATDASQIHELIVLGELTKRAWAKNVQVIVEGPGHMPLNQITGNVMLQKKLCHGAPFYVLGPLVTDVAPGYDHITSAIGGAIAAAAGADFLCYVTPAEHLRLPTMEDMKEGIIASRIAAHAADIAKGVPGAQEWDNQMSQARADIDFDKMIELSIDPEKSGRYRKESLPEHEDTCTMCGKMCAMKTMKKILNGEEVDI
- the deoD gene encoding purine-nucleoside phosphorylase, with translation MSLHINAKQGEIASTVLMPGDPLRAKFIAENFLEDAVCYNEVRGMYGYTGFYNGKKVSVQGSGMGIPSISIYASELMTSYDVKNIIRIGTCGSLQEHVKIKDVVLAMAASHDSNINLQRFAGMTYAPTASFQLLKKAYDVAASLGIEAKVGNVLTTDTFYHDDPEDWKRWMKFGVLAVEMETAGLYTLAAKHGVHALTIVTVSDSLVTGEATSAAERQTTFTQMMEIALSMAE
- the thiE gene encoding thiamine phosphate synthase codes for the protein MNRKNPLPTDLYCITAEDYSLGRSNIEIVKQWIAAGIKIIQYREKDKDMKKKYEECKIIRELTKEADVTFIVNDDIDLAMMVQADGVHIGQDDLPLEAVRQLVGDQMIIGISTHSPEQAQGAVKAGADYIGVGPIFKTSTKKNVCDPVGLEYLKYVVDNIAIPFVAIGGIKESNVIEVVHCGAKCIAMVTEITQAQDIGKKINGIRKIIKGIEEKK
- a CDS encoding NCS2 family permease; protein product: MLERLFKLSERNTNVQTEVMAGITTFMTMAYILFVNPSILGSAGMDKNAVLLATAIGSAIVTMMMGIFVNYPIALAPGMGLNAFYAFTVVIGMGISWQVALGAVFISGIIFLILTLTQVRQLLIEGMPNSLKHAITVGIGLFITIIGLKLSGIMNIRLSLIPPTLEKIVAAKGNGSPLSFETIIELGRLADHHVLLAVFGLIFISILMARKVKGAMLFGILISTFVGIAMGIVNVPAGFVPVAIPDFSNNAFFALDIPGAISMGLTTIIFTFTFVELFDTMGTLVGTTSKAGLMKKDGKIPGIGKAMLVDATGVSLGAVLGTSTITAFVESAAGVGAGGRTGLTAVVCGILFLLALFFTPVVALIPDAATAPALIIVGSLMMESVKHIDFGDFTEAMPAFMTIIMMPFTYSIANGISFGLVLYPLLKLITGRGREVHWIVYILAVLVVVRLFFLA
- a CDS encoding TerC family protein, whose amino-acid sequence is MEYGLQLLSIVLINLLLSGDNALVIALASRNLPLHQQKKAMLYGCIGAIVLRVALTFIAIFLLKIPYLQIIAGILLLWIAIKLMAEQKGCEQRLAGKKSVSGVIKTIITADFVMSLDNVLAIIGVAKDNVGLLVLGLAISIPIIIWGSKFVCALMQKWPIIISFGSFFLGWTAAQMILSDHYIVLLMGSYFWTNYLISGISGLFVVAIGKILGKK
- the thiH gene encoding 2-iminoacetate synthase ThiH — its product is MSFYDEFLQYSDADMEAVFQHTTSADIERIIGKDRLTPKDFLALLSPKAEEHLEWMAQKANELTVQNFGRVILLYTPMYLSDYCTNKCTYCGFNVTNTFTRKQLTMEEVEKEAQTVAASGIQHILILTGEAPAIAGVPYMKECVGILKRYFSSIAIEVYAMEEEEYAELMEAGVESMTMYQETYNPLLYDRLHLKGPKKDYRYRLDAPERACRAGMRGVNIGALLGLDDWRRDGFFTGLHANYLQNKYPGVEVSISLPRIRPTMGNCETGNSVNDKSIVQFMTAFRLFMPRAGMPLSTRENAEFRNHAIKLGITKMSAGVQTAVGGHIDSQENSGQFAVSDTRNVKEMSDAILQLGYQPVFKDWQAI
- a CDS encoding DUF3369 domain-containing protein, whose amino-acid sequence is MYDELLFADETDVVEPKIVDRIKVLIVDDEEEVHIVTKLVLDDFVFEGKKIELLSVYSASEAKDVLLKHEDIALILLDVVMERADAGLQLVKYIREVMGNSLVRIVLRTGQPGEAPEARVIVEYDINDYKEKTELTAQKLLTTLISALRSHRDLLTIAMNKKGLEKIIESSPEIFRMQSMQNFATGVLMQLIAMLRLNKNSLYLKVSSFAATRKKDGEIKVLAATGDFHIQNYEKLSQDIHDKLDYVLAAKQSIFLEDYFILYWQSADEHVYLIYMEGDQRLSDLDRRLLDVFCLNVSSAFENLKLHLEMYDTQREVFFRLAEVAETRSKETGNHVRRVAEYARLLAMKYGLSEKDVDTLHLAAPMHDIGKLGIPDEILNKPGKLTPEEFEIIKLHANIGYDMLKGSHLHMLQAAAIIAKEHHERYDGRGYSSGLQGNEIHIFARITAIADVFDALSCDRVYKKAWPLEDVLSYFQEAKGGQFDPELVELLFSNLDEFLQVQEKFADDFHHTNV
- a CDS encoding thiazole synthase, coding for MMDQLVIGGRSLQSRLFIGTGKYSADALIPEVVKKSGSEVITVALRRIDFNSPMGNVMDHIPSGMQLLPNTSGARNAQEAIRIARLAKAAGCGNWIKIEVISDNKYLLPDGYETIKATEVLAGEGFVVLPYISPDLMVAKHLVEVGAAAVMPLGAPIGSNRGLKTKELLRILIEEIALPVIVDAGIGKPSDACEAMEMGAAACLLNTAIASANQPELMAEAFGMAVAAGRKAYLAGLGRSEKYASSSSPLTGFLHN
- the trxA gene encoding thioredoxin — its product is MMDEIIEITKENFKEEVLKSKLPVVLDFWGPRCIPCKRLMPIFEELAADYSGKVKFCKINTSENRSLTQQFNIMSIPTLHFYKDGTIKKTVRGAISREELEEHLKVILD